Proteins found in one Schistocerca serialis cubense isolate TAMUIC-IGC-003099 chromosome 5, iqSchSeri2.2, whole genome shotgun sequence genomic segment:
- the LOC126481105 gene encoding transcriptional regulatory protein AlgP-like — protein MRSSCPKNKRVAQLPRENADNAAEQAASYAGILSGQSPRANDEPAVAEAAAPAAPAEAAQPATPAPAAAAAVSAGEKRHLSSDSDNETTMEAEPAAAPSPAARRVKVTRAAAPAQPSAEAVIHGSQLAGPSAESTPTSYTEAREIAIKKQVTKLARILKESDDEPKECNEQPQPASKAKRRRNRRRSRSSSSNDERMETSDGEASDISPENARKQTTEPEDLVLRPDRPQQVQPPPPHSA, from the coding sequence ATGAGGAGCAGCTGCCCCAAAAATAAGAGGGTGGCTCAGCTGCCGCGCGAAAACGCGGACAACGCAGCGGAGCAGGCGGCAAGTTACGCCGGAATTTTGTCGGGCCAGAGCCCGCGCGCCAACGACGAGCCTGCCGTAGCGGAAGCAGCGGCGCCTGCCgcgccagccgaggccgcccagccggcAACACCGGCCCCAGCGGCGGCCGCCGCGGTCAGCGCAGGGGAGAAGCGGCACCTGAGCTCCGACTCGGACAACGAGACCACAATGGAGGCCGAGCCGGCGGCCGCCCCCTCCCCCGCCGCCCGGCGGGTGAAGGTCACGCGCGCCGCCGCGCCCGCCCAGCCGTCAGCTGAGGCTGTCATTCACGGCAGCCAGCTGGCCGGGCCCAGCGCAGAGTCCACGCCCACCTCGTACACCGAGGCGCGCGAGATCGCCATCAAGAAGCAGGTGACCAAACTCGCCCGCATCTTGAAGGAGTCCGACGACGAACCGAAGGAGTGTAACGAGCAGCCGCAACCGGCGTCCAAAGCCAAAAGGCGGCGCAACAGGCGGCGAAGCCGCAGCAGCAGCTCAAACGACGAGAGGATGGAGACCTCCGACGGGGAAGCGTCGGACATCTCGCCCGAAAACGCGCGAAAACAAACCACCGAACCGGAGGACCTAGTCCTACGGCCGGACCGCCCACAGCAAGTTCAACCCCCGCCTCCACATAGCGCTTAA